A region of the Chryseobacterium cucumeris genome:
AACCCGAATGGATTGAAACTCAACTATACCGATTGGAATGTTGCAGAAAACAATAAAATTCAGATCAGCAACAAAGGAATTCTGGCGGATAATTTCATTCTTTCCAATGGCAGCAGTGAAATCGCTGTTCAATCTGAAAGCAGCAGCCCAGGCAGCCCTTTGAACATTTCATTGAAAGATTTCAAGATTGAAACCATTACGGAACTTATCAAAAAAGATACAGTTCTGGCTAGAGGAACCATTAACGGGACAGCACAGCTTCGGGATATTACTAAAAATATGACCTTCACTTCCGATCTGAATATTTCTGACCTGATTGTCTATGGAAGTCCTGTCGGAAATCTTGCTGTAAAAGTAAACAATGCTTCACCGAAAGTTTTAAATGCAGATATTGCCCTTTCCGGAAATAACAATGACGTAAAAATCCTTGGAGATTACAATACCTCTTCCAGTACTTTCGACCTGAATATGGCGATTAATCAGCTTCAGATGAAGAGTATTCAGGGATTCTCCATGAATGCCATTACCAATACGGAAGGTTATCTTTCAGGAAACTTAAAGATTACCGGAACGAGTGACAAACCTAATATTTCAGGAAAAGTAAAATTCAATGATGCCGGATTGGAAATTGCCAAAACGGGAAGTGATTTCAGACATCTGAGTGATGAAATAGACTTTACCAGTCAGGGAATAGAGTTTGATCAATTTAAAATCAAAGATAAAGACGGAAATGCCCTTGTAGTGGACGGGCAGGTTCTGACACAGACATACAGGGATTTTGCTTTTAACCTTAATGTAAATGCAAAAGATTTTAAAGTAGTTAATTCGGAGAAATCCAATGATGCGATCATGTATGGTATTCTGGCCATTGATGCCGGACTTCATATCCGCGGGAACCTTGATCTTCCAAAGGTAGACGGAAGGTTAAGCGTGGCAGACAACACCGATTTCACTTTTGTTCTTCCTCAATCCAGCCCTTCTTTGCAGGAGAGAGATGGTATTGTAGAATTTGTGGATCAGGATCAGGTGGTTTTAAACAAAACGATCAAAGCTGATTCTCTTAATGCACAGAGCCGTATCAAAGGAATGGATGTAAGTGTTAATATTGAAGTCAGCAAAGAGGCAAAACTATCATTGATCATTGATAAAGCCAATGGTGATTTTGTACAGCTTCAGGGTGAAGCAGAATTAACCGGAGGAATAGATCCGTCAGGAAAAACCACATTGGTAGGTGTATATGAAGTGGAAAAAGGAAGCTATGATCTTTCGGTAAGTTTCCTGAAGCGTAAATTTGACATCCAGAAAGGCAGTACCATTACATGGACAGGTGAACCTACGATGGCTCAAATGGATATTACCGCCGTTTATAAAACAGAAGCTCCGCCTATTGACCTTGTGGAACAGCAGATCAGTGGAGAGAGTGCCTCAACAATGAATCAGTTTAAGCAGAGGGTTCCTTTTAATGCCTTGTTAAAAATGAAAGGGGAATTATTGAAACCTCAGCTTACTTTCGATATTACTACTGATGAAAAAAATAATTCTGTATCTACGAATGTAAAAGATGTTGTAGATCAGAAGCTGGCCCAGATCAGAACCCAGGAGTCTGAGCTGAACAAACAGGTGTTTGCCTTATTGCTTCTGAACCGTTTTATCGGAGAAAATCCATTTGAAAGCGGTGCCGGAATGTCTGCAGAGACCATGGCAAGGCAGAGTGTAAGTAAGATCCTGTCCCAGCAGCTGAATAATCTTGCAGCAGGGCTGATTAAAGGAGTAGATCTTAATTTTGGTCTTGATTCTTCAGAAGATTATTCCACCGGAGAAAAAAATACCCGAACTGATCTTAACGTCGATATCAGTAAAAAACTGTTGAATGACCGACTGAAAGTAACGGTAGGAAGTAATTTCGGACTGGAAGGCCAGGCCCGCCAGAATGAAAATATGACCAATATTGCTGGTAACGTTTCTGTAGATTACAGTCTTTCCAAAGATGGAAGATATATGTTACGGGCGTATCGTAAGGATGAATATCAGGTAGCTCTTCAGGGCCAGATCATAGAAACCGGAGTTGGATTCATTATTACATTGGATTATGACAAATTCCGGGAGATTTTCCAGAAATCCAAAGAGAAGAAGCCGAAAAAAAATCAAAATAACCAAGTGGTAGAATTTAAATAATGAATAGTAAGTTCCATATATATTGTAAGTATCTGTTGGTTTCCGGAATGGCATCCACGGTAATCTCGTGCAGCAACACCAGGTTTTTGAAAGAAGGCCAGATGCTCTATACGGGAGCCAAAGTAAAGATTGAAAATGATACGATTTCCAAGAAAGAAAAAAAAGATCTTGAGTCTGCACTGGAAGCAAACCTCACCCCAAAGCCTAATTCTACATTTCTGGGATTGCGCCCAAAGCTGTATTTCTATAACATAGCCAAGGAGCCTAAAAAAGACAAAGGTTTTAATTACTGGCTTAAGTACAAAGTGGGTGAAAAACCAGTATTATTGGGAGATGTAGATCGTGAGTTCAATAAAGATATCATTGAAAATTATTCTGAAAACAAAGGATATTTTAATGCCAGAGCAACTTATGATACGGTTTCAAAGAATAAAAAAGCTCAGGTTATTTATACAGTAAGACCTGGCTCAAGATATCTGATAGACGGTGTAAAATTCCAGAAAGATTCTACACTGGTTAATCAGGAAATTCAAAACCTTACGGATAAAACTCTTCTTAAAAACGGAAAACCGTTTGATCTGGATGTCATCAAAGCAGAAAGAGAAAGAATTGACAACAGGTTAAAGGAAAGAGGTTTTTATTATTTTCATCCTGATAATATTATCGTGCAGGCCGACAGTACGGTGAGTAAGAATCATAAAGTTGAGCTTAATGTAAAACTGAAGGATAACACGCCTGATTTGGCAACGCAGCAGTTCAGTATTGATAATGTTATTGTATTTCCCAATTACAATATCCAGGATGTGAAAGATGGTAAATACAGCATCCCGATGGATAAAGATTCTCTTTCCAAATATCGCTTCGATGACATTTACGTCATTGATCCGCAGCATAAATTCAAACCGAAGATTTTTGACAGAGCCTTATATTTCAAAAAAGGAGATCTTTACAACCGTTCCAACCACAATCTTACCCTGAACCGATTGATCAGTCTGGGAGTATTCAAATTTGTAAAAAATGAATTCATCGTATCTGATTCTTTAGACCATAAATTTGATGCCTATTATTTATTAACTCCAAGACAAGTCCAATCACTCCGTCTGGAAGCTTTGGGAAGAACCAATTCCGCCAACTATGCGGGTAGTGAGTTGAACCTGAACTGGACCCATCGAAATTTCTTCAGGGGTGCGGAACAATTTAAAGCAGCCATCTACGGAGCTTTTGATTTCCAGATGGGAGGTGCCCAGAATGCCAATAATATTTTCCGTGCAGGAACAAATGTACAGCTTTCGATTCCGAGAATTGTAGCACCATTCCGTTTTCATTCTTCCAGTGAATTTGTTCCCAGAACGAATATCACATTGGGATATGAATTCCAGAACAGAACACAATATTATACCCTAAATAATTTCACCGGATCATTCGGATATATGTGGAAAGAAAATGCAAGGAAAGAACATGATCTGAAAGTGATTGATATTACTTTGGTATCCCCGGCAAATGTTACCGCAGAATATGATTCAATATCAAAGAAGAATCCAGCTATGGCAAGAGTTGTAGCAAAGCAGCTTATTTTTGGACCTACCTATTCTTATACCTATACCAATACCATGCTGCCAAAGACCAATACCGTCTATTATAAAGGAACGCTGGATCTGGCAGGAAATATTACGGGACTGGTTACCGGAGCTGATGTAAAAAAAGATAAGGAAAAGAAAATATTTGGAATTCCTTTCAGCCAATATGTAAAGATTGAAAACGATTTCAGATTCTATCATAAGTTCAGTGAAAAGTCTTCACTGGCTACGAGATTTATCGGAGGAATTGCCTATCCATACGGAAATTCAGAATTTGTCCCTTTCTCCAAACAATTTTTCTCAGGAGGAAGCAACAGTATCAGAGCATTCCGTGCAAGAACATTAGGGCCGGGAAGTTTTGATCCGAGAACGATAGAACCGGGGGCTTATTTTGACCAGTCCGGGGATATCAAACTGGAATTAAATGCAGAGTACCGTGCCAATCTTTATAAGTTCTTAAATGCTGCCGTTTTTGTAGATGCCGGAAACATCTGGCTGCTTCACGATGATGAAATCAGACCCGGGGCTAAGTTTTCAAAAGATTTTTTAAATGAAATTGCGGTGGGAGCCGGAGTAGGTCTGAGACTGGATTTTTCAATCCTGATTCTAAGACTGGATCTTGCCATGCCACTGAGAGTTCCTTACTATCAGAAAGGAGACAGATGGGCCTTCGATAAAATCAATTTCGGAGACTCAAGTTGGAGAAAAGACAATCTTGTTTTAAATATTGCCATCGGATATCCATTTTAATATGATTAAAACTGCCAAATTTTTCTGGGAAGTTCTGAAAGACACCTTTACAGAATGGAACAATTCTTCCGCATCAAAAGATTCAGCAAGTCTTGCGTATTATGCCATCTTTTCTATCCCGGGATTATTGATCATTATTATCTGGGTACTTGGAAATTTCTTTGGGGAAGAAGCCATTCGCGGGCAGATCAGCACACAGATCAGTGGTATAATGGGCCCGGATGTAGCGAAAAGTATTGAAGATATGCTCGCTGGTGCTTTGATTGACAAAAAAAATATTTTTATGAAGGCAGTAGGGGTCGGATCATTGGTTTTCGGTTCTACGACCCTTTTTTTTCAGCTTCAGCATTCATTAAATACACTTTGGGAAGTAGAAGCTGCTCCCAAAAAGGCATTAGTCAAATTTTTACTGGACAGGGCGAATTCTTTGGGAATGATCCTTATTCTGGGATTTCTTCTGATGATCACCATGATTTTATCTTCTCTGATCAGCCTTTTTAATACGATTATCACGCAATATTTTGGTTTTGAAACGTATATGCTGGTAGAGTTTGTCAACTTCGGCGTCGGCTTTGGTCTTGTGATGCTGTTATTTGCTTTGATGTTTAAAGTACTGCCCGATGTTTTAGTCAGCTGGAAACCGGTATGGAAAGGAGCATTTCTGACGACTGTTTTATTTACCCTAGGAAAGTTTTTATTAAGTCTTTATTTTAACCAGGTAAAACCTACTTCAGCCTTTGGCGCTGCAGGAACAGTCATTCTGATTATGATGTGGATCAATTATTCCTGTATGCTGATATTCTTCGGCGCAGAATTTACTAAAGTTTATACTTATAAAAAGGGATATAAAGTAGTTCTTTCCAAACATGCACGATGGACTCCTGCTAAGTTGTACGCGGATAGTCTGAAACAGATGCAGGGTGAAAGTAGTGATAAAATGTAAATTTGGGTTGCGAGGTTCGGGTTGCGAGATTTTGAGATCCGGGATATTTCTGATGCGAGATTATTGATATATAAAAAATAGAAAGAAAGCCTCCTGAAAAATTTCAGGAGGCTTTCTTTCTATTTTTACATTCTGTTTACGGTTCCGATTCCCAAGAGTTCCAACGATTTTTTAATCGTCTTTGCTGTGAGATCTGATATATTTAAACGGAATTGTTTTAAATTCTCATCTTCCAGTTTCAGAATAATATTACTTTGATAGAACGAATTATAAGATTTAGCCAGATCATAAACATAATTGGCAATCAGGGCCGGGCTCAATGCATCTGCTGCTCTTTCAACAATTGTTTTGTAACTGGTCAAAAGCATAATCAGTTCTTTTTCATACTGGTTTAAAGTTACATCCGATATTTCTTTATACTGGTAATCTGCTTTTGCCAGCAAAGACTGCGTACGAGCGTAGGTATATTGAATAAACGGTCCTGTATTTCCATTAAATTCAATACTTTCTGCCGGATTGAACAACATCTTTTTCTTAGGATCCACTTTCAGCATGAAATATTTGAGTGCTCCCATTCCAATGATTTCATAAGAAGCTACTTTTGCTTCTTCTGAAAGACCTTCAAGTTTTCCCTGTTCTATAGCTTTTAATTTTGCCGTTTCATGCATTTCTGCCATCAGGTCGTCTGCATCTACAACGGTTCCTTCACGGGATTTCATTTTGCCTTCAGGAAGTTCAACCATACCATAAGAAAGGTGGAATAACTGATTTGCCCACTCATACCCCAGTCTTTTAAGAATCTTAAATAAAACCTGGAAGTGATAATCCTGTTCGTTTCCTACAGTATAGATTAATTTTTGGATATTATTTTGCTTAAAACGCTCCACTGCCGTTCCAAGATCCTGAGTCATATAGACTGAAGTACCGTCTGAACGAAGTAACAGCTTCTGATCAAGCCCTTCATCGGTAAGGTCACACCAAACAGAACCGTCTTCTTTCTGATACAAAACGCCTTTATCCAATCCTGCCTGAATAAGATCTTTTCCTAAAATATAGGTATTGCTTTCATACTGAACCTGGTCAAAATCAACACCTAATCTCTTATACGTTTCATTGAATCCTTTGTAAACCCATGAGTTCATTTCTGCCCAAAGCGCTCTCACTGTTTCATCTCCACTTTCCCAATCCAACAACATCTTCTGAGCTTCCTTCATTACCGGAGCATCTTTTTTAGCCTGCTCTTCTCCTACCCCTTGTTCTACAAGCTCTGCAATTTCTTTTTTATAATTTTTGTCAAATTCTACATAATAGTTTCCAACAAATTTGTCTCCTTTGGTATCGGTTGTTTCAGGAGTTGCTCCGTTCCCGAATTTCTCCCATGCCAGCATAGATTTACAGATATGAATACCTCTGTCATTGATAATCTGGGTTTTGATTACATCATATCCAGCCTCTTTTAAAATCTGAGCAACTGAGAATCCTAATAAATTATTTCTGATATGCCCTAAGTGCAATGGTTTGTTGGTATTCGGTGAAGAATATTCTACCATTACCGTAGCATTTTTCTTTTCTATAGTGGAAAAATTCTTGCTTACAGATCTGAAGTTGTCCACAAACAGCTGGTTTTTCACTTTAACATTCAGGAAACCTTTCACTACATTAAAGCTTTCGAAAAGTTCCGTCTGTTCTGTTAACGCTTCACCTAATTCAACCCCGATACTCTCAGGATTTTTTTTCAATTGTTTGACCAACGGGAAAGTAACAATAGTAAAATCACCCTCAAATTCCGTTTTATTCTCCTGAACTTCCAGCTTGATGTCTTTTAACTGATATACATTTAAAATGATCTCCGAAAGTTTTTGTTCTATAATATCTTTAATATTCATGTGTTCGTACTTATTTTTCAAAGGCCATATGTAATAGCCCGTATTTCATTTCAAAATTTTGAAGTACAAATATACGGAAAGAGTTCGGTAACAATTACCGAACTCTTTTATTAATTCATAAACGTTATTCCTGTAGCTTTTAAGCTATAGAGCTATTAATAACATTTGTCGGGATTGTAAATTCTACAAGGTCCATTTTCTGTGTACTGACAAGTTCCTTCCGGACAACTCTGTCCTGGCTGGGGAACCCATCCACCTGCAATTTTTTTTAATTCTGATTTCGATAATTTTTTTAGATTTTTCATAATAATACTTTTTTAATTTAGTTGTAAAGGCTGTAAAAGTCTCATTAGACCAAGATAATAAATTAATATGAAATAAAAAATCAATTTAAAAATAATCTCACATATCTATCCAATCGATATCATTGACCTTACGTTATACAAATAAAAAAAACCGCCCGAAGGCGGTTTTTATAAGGATTATTGTTTAACAAAAACTAAAATTGCATTATCATTTCCAGGTGTATCATCTAAATCTTTAGAATTATCTGAAATTCTTAACTCAAAATCATCAAATGACTGAACAGTTCTCTTTAATGTTTTTACAGTTCCTGCCTCACTATAAGTTAGTGTTAAGTTGCTATTATCAAAGCTCCACATACCACTGTAAGATTCAGCAAGACCACAATTACCGGAATTAACAAGATTGTACCTTTCATAGACACCTGAAAAATCTGTATTGATTGATATTTGGCCCTTTTTCTCACACTCATTTAACAAAATTGTCTTTCCTCTAAATTCATATTTATATGGTTTCCAATTTCCAGTGATGTTGACACTGTCTTCTATAATACTAATATCATCATTGCTAGAAGAACATGAGGTAAAAACCATAAAGAGAAAAACCCCTATAAAAAATTTTATATAACGCATTAGATTATTAAATTCACAAATTTATTTTAAATATATAAATTAAAATTTATCCCAGAATAGTTTTGTTGTCGCCTTGTCACCACCGATTTTACTAGCAGCGGCATTAACATTTGCTCCATTTAACACATATTCCTGATCAGAATAAGGCATTCTATATGGTACTGAAGACAAGTTAGATTTTGGCGGATTTACAAGAGCCGGATAATCTAAACGTCTTGTAAAATTCCATGCAGCAAATCCTTTATTGAACATAGCAATCCATGCCTGAACTCCGATTGATTGTTTCCAATTAGCTGCATTATAAGGATTAGCAATAAGATAGGATGCAATGCTAGTATCTGAAACACCATTTTCTTTCATAGATGCTGTTACTGCAGTAGCATACAGATCTGCTGCTGTGCCACCTGCTGAATATCCTCTAGCTGCTGCTTCAGCCTTAAGAAAAGCTACTTCTGCATAACTTAATAAATTTGAAGCTGTTGTAGATGATCTGAAATAATCGTTTAGATGAGAAAAATCACTATATGGGTCATTTAATTCACCAAAAACACCTCCCTTATAAACTCCACCAACTTTTGTAAACCATTTATCCATTCTTGGATCCGAAAGGCTATTCATAGTATTGATAACTAATTCACTAGGAACAAAATCATCTCTGTTAGAAGCTACAAGATTATCGAAAACAGGATTTGAAAATGTATTCCCATCATAGGCAAATTTATAGGCTTCCTCTTCAGAAGAAATTACACCTCCTACAATTGCTGATTCAACAGTTGCTTTTGACAATGTTGGGTCAACATCTGCTAAGTTTATTCCCAGTCTTAATTTCACAGAATTGGCAAATTTCACCCACTTATTCATATTTCCCGAGTAGACTAAATCACCAGAACCATACCCTTTTGCTGCAGGTTTTACTGTAGCAATGACTGCATCAATTCTTTTAATTAAATCTACATAAATACTTTTAGCATCATCATATTTTGGTGTAAGAATCTCATTAGGCTTAAAAGCTTCGGAATAAGGCACATCACCAAAAGTATTAACCAAGTTCTCCCAAATGAAAATCTCTTCAATTTCCAATGTTGCTAATTTGTTTGTACGAACATCATCAGTTTCCACTTCTGTTTTCAGATTTTCTTTTGCCTGTCTGATATTATTGATGCTGTATACATACATCCTGTTAAAATGATTTCTAGGCTGATTTCTGGTTACCAAATCATACTGTGTTTCTTGAGGATATTGCCCTTCTGCCCATTGCTGAGTAAAAAAACGATAATTATTAAAATTCACACTAGGATTGTCCATATAATAAGAAGACTGGAATAATGCCGTAGCTAGTAAATTTTCTGAAGGTAAAATCGATGGGTGCTTAGGATCTTCATTCAACGAAGTCAGATCACTTTGACATGATACCAGACTTGCAGATATAAATATGCCGAATAAGGCAGTTTTTAATATATTTCTCATTGTTGATTTTTTAAAATTTAAATGTAACATTTACTCCAATATCTCTTGTTGTTGGCATAGATCCAATTGACCATCCATAAGAATTAATTCCTCCCCCAATCATAGCCTCAGGATCAGCATATGGAAGATTTTTGTGAATGATCCATAAATTTCTACCTACAATAGATATTTTCGCATCATAAATTTTAGTTCCAGCCAATAAAGATTTAGGAAGCATATAGCCAATGCTAGCCTCTCTTAGCTTAATAAAAGATCCATCATATACAAATTCTTTTGCCGGCTGGGTTTCATAGCCATAGTTACTTCCAGTTGAAAACTGTGACAATGCTATATTATTAGGAGTTCCATCCGGCAAGACTCCAGGAAGTATAACATCCTTATCTCTGTAATCTCCAATAGCAGTTTCTTTATAAAGCCCTGTATCCATACCATAATACATATCCGTTGAGAAAATGTCTCCACCTTTACGCATATCAATTAAGAAACTTAAAGAGAAGCCTTTATAGCTAAAGGTATTTCTGATGCCTCCAATCCAATCAGGAGTAGTATT
Encoded here:
- a CDS encoding BamA/TamA family outer membrane protein, encoding MNSKFHIYCKYLLVSGMASTVISCSNTRFLKEGQMLYTGAKVKIENDTISKKEKKDLESALEANLTPKPNSTFLGLRPKLYFYNIAKEPKKDKGFNYWLKYKVGEKPVLLGDVDREFNKDIIENYSENKGYFNARATYDTVSKNKKAQVIYTVRPGSRYLIDGVKFQKDSTLVNQEIQNLTDKTLLKNGKPFDLDVIKAERERIDNRLKERGFYYFHPDNIIVQADSTVSKNHKVELNVKLKDNTPDLATQQFSIDNVIVFPNYNIQDVKDGKYSIPMDKDSLSKYRFDDIYVIDPQHKFKPKIFDRALYFKKGDLYNRSNHNLTLNRLISLGVFKFVKNEFIVSDSLDHKFDAYYLLTPRQVQSLRLEALGRTNSANYAGSELNLNWTHRNFFRGAEQFKAAIYGAFDFQMGGAQNANNIFRAGTNVQLSIPRIVAPFRFHSSSEFVPRTNITLGYEFQNRTQYYTLNNFTGSFGYMWKENARKEHDLKVIDITLVSPANVTAEYDSISKKNPAMARVVAKQLIFGPTYSYTYTNTMLPKTNTVYYKGTLDLAGNITGLVTGADVKKDKEKKIFGIPFSQYVKIENDFRFYHKFSEKSSLATRFIGGIAYPYGNSEFVPFSKQFFSGGSNSIRAFRARTLGPGSFDPRTIEPGAYFDQSGDIKLELNAEYRANLYKFLNAAVFVDAGNIWLLHDDEIRPGAKFSKDFLNEIAVGAGVGLRLDFSILILRLDLAMPLRVPYYQKGDRWAFDKINFGDSSWRKDNLVLNIAIGYPF
- a CDS encoding YihY/virulence factor BrkB family protein, which codes for MIKTAKFFWEVLKDTFTEWNNSSASKDSASLAYYAIFSIPGLLIIIIWVLGNFFGEEAIRGQISTQISGIMGPDVAKSIEDMLAGALIDKKNIFMKAVGVGSLVFGSTTLFFQLQHSLNTLWEVEAAPKKALVKFLLDRANSLGMILILGFLLMITMILSSLISLFNTIITQYFGFETYMLVEFVNFGVGFGLVMLLFALMFKVLPDVLVSWKPVWKGAFLTTVLFTLGKFLLSLYFNQVKPTSAFGAAGTVILIMMWINYSCMLIFFGAEFTKVYTYKKGYKVVLSKHARWTPAKLYADSLKQMQGESSDKM
- the argS gene encoding arginine--tRNA ligase; the protein is MNIKDIIEQKLSEIILNVYQLKDIKLEVQENKTEFEGDFTIVTFPLVKQLKKNPESIGVELGEALTEQTELFESFNVVKGFLNVKVKNQLFVDNFRSVSKNFSTIEKKNATVMVEYSSPNTNKPLHLGHIRNNLLGFSVAQILKEAGYDVIKTQIINDRGIHICKSMLAWEKFGNGATPETTDTKGDKFVGNYYVEFDKNYKKEIAELVEQGVGEEQAKKDAPVMKEAQKMLLDWESGDETVRALWAEMNSWVYKGFNETYKRLGVDFDQVQYESNTYILGKDLIQAGLDKGVLYQKEDGSVWCDLTDEGLDQKLLLRSDGTSVYMTQDLGTAVERFKQNNIQKLIYTVGNEQDYHFQVLFKILKRLGYEWANQLFHLSYGMVELPEGKMKSREGTVVDADDLMAEMHETAKLKAIEQGKLEGLSEEAKVASYEIIGMGALKYFMLKVDPKKKMLFNPAESIEFNGNTGPFIQYTYARTQSLLAKADYQYKEISDVTLNQYEKELIMLLTSYKTIVERAADALSPALIANYVYDLAKSYNSFYQSNIILKLEDENLKQFRLNISDLTAKTIKKSLELLGIGTVNRM
- a CDS encoding bacteriocin-like protein; this translates as MKNLKKLSKSELKKIAGGWVPQPGQSCPEGTCQYTENGPCRIYNPDKCY
- a CDS encoding lipocalin family protein translates to MRYIKFFIGVFLFMVFTSCSSSNDDISIIEDSVNITGNWKPYKYEFRGKTILLNECEKKGQISINTDFSGVYERYNLVNSGNCGLAESYSGMWSFDNSNLTLTYSEAGTVKTLKRTVQSFDDFELRISDNSKDLDDTPGNDNAILVFVKQ
- a CDS encoding SusD/RagB family nutrient-binding outer membrane lipoprotein, whose product is MRNILKTALFGIFISASLVSCQSDLTSLNEDPKHPSILPSENLLATALFQSSYYMDNPSVNFNNYRFFTQQWAEGQYPQETQYDLVTRNQPRNHFNRMYVYSINNIRQAKENLKTEVETDDVRTNKLATLEIEEIFIWENLVNTFGDVPYSEAFKPNEILTPKYDDAKSIYVDLIKRIDAVIATVKPAAKGYGSGDLVYSGNMNKWVKFANSVKLRLGINLADVDPTLSKATVESAIVGGVISSEEEAYKFAYDGNTFSNPVFDNLVASNRDDFVPSELVINTMNSLSDPRMDKWFTKVGGVYKGGVFGELNDPYSDFSHLNDYFRSSTTASNLLSYAEVAFLKAEAAARGYSAGGTAADLYATAVTASMKENGVSDTSIASYLIANPYNAANWKQSIGVQAWIAMFNKGFAAWNFTRRLDYPALVNPPKSNLSSVPYRMPYSDQEYVLNGANVNAAASKIGGDKATTKLFWDKF